From Synechococcus sp. MW101C3, a single genomic window includes:
- the menD gene encoding 2-succinyl-5-enolpyruvyl-6-hydroxy-3-cyclohexene-1-carboxylic-acid synthase translates to MSGNDGLGSHAPAGTDAHAAANLGAAHALLLAFRQLGLGRLVLCPGSRSAPLAIAAGLLEAEDEGLRLYTAIDERSAAFFALGLSRADGLPAAVITTSGTAVANLLPAAVEADHGAIPLLLLSADRPQRLKGRGANQTVNQEDFLRCSCRWAGAGAAEGLAVMTPASLQALAQRAWQEAIGHPAGPVHLNLAFEEPLHPSAAAIASLMARTPSDRVVGVQPEPSVTSEGLPLLDPDQPGVIVAGPWRGAPEQWPAHLQALQRWQRRSGWPLLADGLSGLRGQPLLELVAGYDLLLEEPTEPLQVSQLLRLGPLPASRRLQHWIGRQCGCQLVISEGDPRDLDPLGTASHRFGHGLAAWCRALPAALWAGEPPAANRAWQRRWMELEHTVQAGLSQALPAKGAANEPAVARALSQLLPPQLPVMLASSSPVRDWESFAPQAGAPRPLFGFRGASGIDGSLSLAAGLAESAGSLLLLCGDLALLHDSNGWLWRQQLRGRLTVVLIDNGGGGIFEQLPIRTSGASPVPPEVAAPFDFERLFAMPQSLDQAALAALHGVPVRRVAQLEELEEALAWALPQPLALLELRTDRQADARLRQQLRAALAPGSPA, encoded by the coding sequence GTGAGCGGCAACGACGGCCTCGGCAGCCATGCCCCAGCGGGCACCGACGCTCACGCGGCGGCGAATCTGGGCGCGGCCCATGCGCTGCTGCTCGCCTTCCGGCAGCTGGGGCTGGGGCGGCTCGTGCTCTGCCCCGGCAGCCGCTCGGCGCCGCTGGCGATAGCGGCCGGCCTGCTGGAGGCCGAAGACGAAGGCCTGCGGCTGTACACCGCGATCGATGAGCGCTCCGCTGCGTTCTTCGCGCTGGGGCTGAGCCGCGCCGATGGCCTGCCGGCGGCGGTGATCACCACGTCCGGCACGGCGGTGGCCAACCTGCTGCCGGCGGCGGTGGAAGCCGACCATGGCGCGATTCCGCTGCTGCTGCTCAGCGCCGACCGGCCCCAGCGGTTGAAGGGGCGCGGCGCCAACCAGACGGTGAACCAGGAGGACTTTCTGCGCTGCAGCTGCCGCTGGGCCGGTGCTGGCGCTGCCGAGGGACTGGCCGTGATGACGCCCGCCAGCCTGCAGGCGCTCGCGCAGCGGGCCTGGCAGGAGGCCATCGGCCACCCGGCCGGCCCTGTGCACCTCAACCTGGCCTTCGAGGAGCCGCTCCATCCCTCGGCCGCCGCCATCGCGTCGTTGATGGCCCGCACGCCCAGCGACAGGGTGGTGGGTGTTCAGCCGGAGCCGTCCGTGACCTCGGAAGGCTTGCCGCTGCTGGATCCCGATCAGCCCGGCGTGATCGTGGCCGGGCCCTGGCGCGGTGCCCCGGAGCAGTGGCCGGCCCACCTGCAGGCCCTGCAACGCTGGCAGCGGCGCAGCGGCTGGCCCCTGCTCGCTGATGGCCTTTCGGGCCTGCGGGGTCAGCCGCTGCTGGAGCTGGTGGCGGGCTACGACCTGCTGCTGGAGGAGCCCACGGAGCCGTTGCAGGTGTCCCAGTTGCTGCGGCTCGGGCCCCTGCCCGCCAGCCGCCGGCTGCAGCACTGGATCGGGCGCCAGTGCGGTTGCCAGCTGGTGATCAGCGAGGGCGACCCGCGCGATCTCGATCCGCTTGGCACTGCCAGCCATCGCTTCGGCCATGGGCTGGCGGCCTGGTGCCGGGCGCTGCCTGCGGCGCTCTGGGCGGGGGAGCCGCCCGCGGCCAACCGCGCCTGGCAACGGCGCTGGATGGAGCTGGAGCACACGGTGCAGGCCGGGCTCAGTCAGGCCCTGCCGGCCAAGGGTGCTGCCAATGAACCCGCCGTCGCCCGGGCCCTGAGCCAGCTGTTGCCGCCGCAGCTGCCGGTGATGCTGGCCAGCAGCAGCCCCGTGCGCGACTGGGAAAGCTTTGCTCCGCAGGCGGGCGCGCCCCGGCCGCTGTTCGGCTTCCGCGGAGCCTCCGGCATCGACGGCAGCCTCTCGCTGGCGGCCGGCCTGGCGGAAAGCGCCGGATCCCTGCTGCTCCTCTGCGGCGACCTCGCCCTCCTGCACGACAGCAACGGCTGGCTCTGGCGCCAGCAGCTGCGCGGGCGCCTCACCGTGGTGCTGATCGACAACGGCGGTGGCGGCATTTTTGAGCAGCTGCCAATTCGCACCTCCGGCGCCTCGCCCGTTCCGCCGGAGGTTGCCGCGCCCTTCGATTTTGAGCGCCTGTTCGCCATGCCGCAGAGCCTCGATCAGGCCGCCCTGGCGGCGTTGCATGGCGTGCCCGTGCGGCGCGTGGCTCAGCTGGAGGAGCTGGAGGAGGCACTGGCCTGGGCGCTGCCCCAGCCCCTGGCCCTGCTGGAGTTGCGCACCGATCGCCAGGCGGATGCCCGCCTGCGCCAGCAGCTGCGGGCCGCGCTGGCGCCTGGCTCCCCAGCATGA
- the lepB gene encoding signal peptidase I: protein MSVTPTGGSSPDGGRAGLLRQVGLLLLWVGVALLLRWAVIEPRWIPSGSMLPTLQLNDRVLVEKLRARLHRPLPVGTIVVFHPPDALLAAGYDPDAALIKRVVGAAGDRIAVHDGQLIRNGQPVPEPWRAEPIAYELAPLAVPPDCLLVMGDNRNASLDSHLWGPLPADHVIGTAVFRYWPWNKLGPIRFSPSAAMG from the coding sequence ATGAGCGTCACTCCCACCGGCGGCAGCTCTCCGGACGGAGGCCGCGCCGGGCTGCTGCGCCAGGTCGGCCTGCTGCTGCTGTGGGTGGGCGTGGCGCTGCTGCTGCGCTGGGCGGTGATCGAACCCCGCTGGATCCCCTCCGGCTCCATGCTGCCCACCCTTCAGCTCAACGACCGGGTGCTGGTGGAGAAACTGCGGGCTCGCCTGCACCGGCCCCTGCCGGTGGGCACGATCGTGGTGTTCCACCCTCCCGACGCCTTGCTGGCGGCCGGCTACGACCCCGATGCCGCCCTGATCAAGCGGGTGGTGGGAGCGGCGGGGGATCGGATCGCCGTCCATGACGGCCAGCTGATCCGCAACGGCCAGCCGGTGCCGGAGCCGTGGCGGGCCGAGCCGATCGCCTATGAACTGGCGCCGCTCGCCGTGCCGCCTGATTGCCTGCTGGTCATGGGCGACAACCGCAATGCCAGCCTCGATTCGCACCTCTGGGGCCCCCTGCCGGCCGACCATGTGATCGGCACCGCCGTGTTCCGCTACTGGCCCTGGAACAAACTCGGACCCATACGGTTCTCCCCCTCTGCGGCCATGGGTTGA
- a CDS encoding DUF760 domain-containing protein, protein MFNPEFLTTDSESISGNSLIQYLQEQSPDVLQRVARSASGDIQDIIRHNVQGLLGMLPGEQFEVKIQASRDNLAGLLASAMMTGYFLRQMEQRMELESSLFGEGTLDADPGELSL, encoded by the coding sequence ATGTTCAACCCGGAGTTCCTGACGACCGACAGCGAATCAATCAGCGGCAACTCGCTGATCCAGTACCTGCAGGAGCAATCTCCGGACGTTTTGCAGCGTGTGGCCCGATCCGCCAGCGGCGACATTCAGGACATCATCCGCCACAACGTTCAGGGCCTGCTGGGCATGCTGCCGGGCGAGCAGTTTGAAGTGAAGATCCAGGCCAGTCGCGACAATCTCGCTGGCCTGCTGGCCTCCGCGATGATGACGGGTTACTTCCTGCGCCAGATGGAGCAGCGCATGGAGCTGGAGAGCAGCCTGTTCGGCGAAGGCACCCTCGATGCCGACCCCGGCGAGCTGAGCCTCTGA
- a CDS encoding DUF4336 domain-containing protein translates to MRASNGLPPTPRLRQGWPWWPLLPLYPYGRRRTLVRELVPGQIWSFEQLQGVLYVAVPIRMTVARLTDGLLLYAPVAPTQELLHSLRELEARYGPVRTIVLPTSSGLEHKLPVPAMARAFPAATVWVSPCQWSFPLPLPLPWLGFPAGRTRVLFEQGLPHAEQLQWEMLGPLDLGLGTFVEVACLHRASGSLLVTDALVAISSEPPEIFSTDPTPLLFHAREQGAEPLSDGQEQRRRGWMRLVLFASYLRPSALEVRPWPEVIAGSFRPGLRAAKAYFGLYPFRWQPGWEAEFEALLGGDAHPLQVAPVLERLVFPRARTALVAWLRRLAQLPSIRQVVPAHYAAPVASTQEDLQRLADALEQRPWAPSSGSWEFLAGIDSALVRWGVVPEVPAGEPQAAGKG, encoded by the coding sequence GTGAGAGCCTCCAACGGCCTGCCCCCCACGCCGAGGCTGCGGCAGGGGTGGCCCTGGTGGCCGCTGCTGCCGCTCTATCCCTATGGCCGTCGCCGCACCCTGGTGCGCGAGCTTGTGCCTGGCCAGATCTGGAGTTTCGAGCAACTGCAGGGCGTGCTCTACGTGGCGGTGCCGATCCGCATGACCGTGGCACGCCTCACCGATGGGCTGCTGCTCTACGCGCCAGTGGCGCCCACCCAGGAGCTGCTGCACAGCCTGCGCGAGCTCGAAGCCCGCTATGGGCCGGTGCGCACGATCGTGCTGCCCACCAGCTCAGGGCTGGAGCACAAGCTGCCGGTGCCGGCGATGGCCCGGGCCTTTCCTGCCGCCACCGTGTGGGTGAGCCCGTGCCAGTGGAGCTTTCCGCTGCCGCTGCCCCTGCCCTGGCTCGGATTTCCCGCTGGCCGCACCCGGGTGCTGTTCGAGCAGGGCCTGCCCCACGCCGAGCAGCTGCAATGGGAGATGCTTGGCCCGCTGGACCTGGGCCTCGGCACCTTCGTGGAAGTGGCCTGCCTGCACCGGGCCAGCGGCAGCCTGCTCGTCACCGATGCGCTGGTGGCCATCTCCAGCGAACCGCCGGAGATCTTCAGCACCGATCCCACGCCCCTGCTGTTCCATGCCCGCGAGCAGGGCGCCGAGCCGCTCAGCGATGGCCAGGAGCAACGGCGGCGCGGCTGGATGCGGCTGGTGCTGTTCGCCTCCTACCTGCGGCCGTCCGCGCTGGAGGTGCGACCCTGGCCAGAGGTGATCGCCGGCAGCTTCCGGCCGGGGCTGCGCGCCGCAAAGGCCTACTTCGGCCTCTACCCCTTTCGCTGGCAGCCCGGTTGGGAGGCTGAATTCGAGGCGCTGCTGGGCGGTGATGCCCATCCTCTGCAGGTGGCGCCGGTGTTGGAGCGGCTGGTGTTTCCCAGGGCCCGCACCGCCCTGGTGGCTTGGCTGCGGCGGCTCGCCCAACTGCCAAGCATTCGCCAGGTAGTGCCTGCCCACTACGCGGCACCTGTGGCGTCCACCCAAGAGGATCTCCAGCGTCTCGCCGATGCCCTGGAGCAGCGCCCGTGGGCGCCCTCCAGCGGATCATGGGAATTCCTTGCCGGTATCGACAGCGCCCTTGTGCGTTGGGGCGTGGTGCCGGAGGTGCCGGCAGGGGAGCCTCAAGCCGCCGGAAAGGGCTGA
- a CDS encoding metal ABC transporter permease → MDALPWLTEPLQHAFMQRALLVSMLVASVCGLLSCYMTLKGWALMGDAVSHAVMPGVVIAYALNLPFALGAFVFGVGSVAVIGYIKQMTRIKEDTVIGLVFTGFFAFGLILVSKVRSSIDLTHILFGNVLGISPADIQQTLWICGLVLAVLLLLRRDLILFCFDPTHARSIGIHTGVLHYLLLAVLSLAAVAGLQTVGIILVVAMLVTPGATAHLLTDRFDRMTWIAVGSAMLSSVVGIYWSYWLDASTGGCIVVVQTCLFLASFLFAPRHGLMAQLRQ, encoded by the coding sequence ATGGACGCGCTTCCCTGGCTCACCGAACCGTTGCAGCATGCCTTCATGCAGCGGGCCCTGCTGGTGAGCATGCTCGTGGCCTCCGTCTGCGGCCTGCTCTCCTGCTACATGACCCTCAAAGGCTGGGCGCTGATGGGTGATGCGGTGTCCCATGCGGTGATGCCCGGCGTGGTGATCGCCTATGCCCTCAACCTGCCCTTCGCCCTCGGCGCCTTCGTGTTCGGCGTGGGATCGGTGGCGGTGATCGGCTACATCAAGCAGATGACGCGCATCAAGGAGGACACCGTGATCGGGCTGGTGTTCACCGGATTCTTCGCCTTCGGCCTGATCCTGGTGTCGAAGGTGCGCAGCAGCATCGATCTCACCCACATCCTGTTCGGCAATGTGCTGGGCATCAGCCCCGCTGACATCCAGCAGACGCTCTGGATCTGCGGCCTGGTGCTGGCGGTGCTGCTGCTGCTGCGCCGTGACCTGATTCTGTTCTGCTTCGATCCCACCCACGCCCGTTCGATCGGCATCCACACCGGCGTGCTGCATTACCTGCTGCTGGCGGTGCTGTCATTGGCGGCGGTGGCCGGCCTGCAGACCGTGGGCATCATCCTGGTGGTGGCCATGCTGGTCACCCCGGGGGCCACGGCTCACCTGCTCACCGATCGCTTCGACAGGATGACCTGGATCGCCGTCGGCTCCGCCATGCTCTCCAGTGTGGTCGGCATCTACTGGAGCTACTGGCTGGATGCCTCCACCGGCGGCTGCATCGTGGTGGTCCAGACCTGCCTCTTCCTGGCCAGCTTCCTGTTCGCGCCCCGCCATGGGCTGATGGCGCAGCTGCGGCAGTGA
- a CDS encoding metal ABC transporter ATP-binding protein: MQHRPPRPPQHRPAQERIVVDNLCYAYNGVVALHDVSLRAYAGSICALVGMNGAGKSTLFKALMGFVNPSRGTIAINGVPLREALRQQAVAYVPQTESVDWNFPVSVANVVMMGRYGTMNLLRIPRRSDHQAVRESLERVELWPLRHRQIGQLSGGQRKRAFVARALAQEASVMLLDEPFAGVDIRTEKLLIQLFQQFRQEGRTLLISTHDLSHVTGFCDDVVLINKTVLAYGDTSEVFTQENVARTFGGGPLDSLTITPPDPSGEGDL; the protein is encoded by the coding sequence ATGCAACACCGCCCGCCCCGCCCGCCTCAGCACCGTCCGGCCCAGGAGCGCATCGTCGTCGACAACCTCTGCTACGCCTACAACGGCGTGGTGGCTCTGCATGACGTGTCGCTGCGGGCCTACGCCGGCAGCATCTGCGCCCTCGTGGGCATGAACGGCGCCGGCAAATCCACCCTGTTCAAGGCGCTGATGGGGTTCGTGAACCCTTCGCGCGGCACCATCGCCATCAACGGCGTGCCCCTGCGTGAAGCCCTGCGACAGCAGGCGGTGGCCTATGTGCCGCAGACCGAAAGCGTCGACTGGAACTTCCCGGTGAGCGTGGCGAACGTGGTGATGATGGGCCGCTACGGCACCATGAACCTGCTGCGCATTCCTCGTCGGAGCGACCACCAGGCCGTGCGTGAGAGCCTGGAGCGGGTGGAGCTCTGGCCGTTGCGCCACCGCCAGATCGGTCAGCTCTCGGGGGGCCAGCGCAAGCGGGCTTTCGTCGCCCGAGCCCTTGCCCAGGAGGCGTCAGTGATGCTGCTCGATGAACCCTTCGCCGGCGTGGACATCCGCACCGAGAAGCTGCTGATCCAGCTGTTCCAGCAGTTCCGCCAGGAAGGCCGCACGCTGCTGATCTCCACCCACGATCTGAGCCACGTCACCGGCTTCTGTGACGACGTGGTGCTGATCAATAAGACCGTGCTCGCTTACGGCGACACCTCTGAGGTGTTCACGCAGGAGAACGTGGCCCGCACCTTCGGCGGCGGACCGCTCGATTCGCTCACGATCACCCCGCCGGATCCGTCCGGTGAGGGCGACCTGTGA
- a CDS encoding metal ABC transporter substrate-binding protein, which yields MAARSILRRPALALCGVLMLTSGALLGCTPSPRPAEQTPAPGTSAAGTPGAAATQGKPRVLTTFTILADMARQVAGDHLQVESITRPGAEIHGYEPTPSDLRRAEGAQLVLVNGFGLERWADRFLSGLPDVPRVVLTDGIEPLPIAGDAYAGKPNPHAWMSPWLAEVYVENMRKAFTQLAPAHAADFKRNAEAYRAELRALDRDLRRDLATLPPQHRLLATCEGAFSYLARDYGLTEAYLWPVNAESQVTPQRMARLIATVRERQVPAVFCESTVSAEAQKQVAAESGSRFAGVFFVDSLSPEGGPASSLLELQRHNVSTLINGLKGR from the coding sequence ATGGCGGCCCGCTCGATTCTCAGGCGTCCTGCCCTGGCCCTTTGTGGCGTGCTGATGCTCACCAGTGGCGCCCTGCTGGGTTGCACGCCGTCGCCGCGTCCGGCCGAGCAGACACCGGCCCCCGGCACCTCCGCGGCTGGCACGCCAGGGGCCGCAGCGACGCAAGGGAAACCGCGCGTGCTCACCACGTTCACAATCCTGGCCGACATGGCCCGCCAGGTGGCCGGCGACCACCTGCAGGTGGAGTCGATCACCCGGCCGGGCGCCGAGATCCACGGCTACGAACCGACTCCCAGCGATCTGCGGCGGGCTGAGGGGGCCCAGCTGGTGCTGGTCAACGGCTTCGGCCTCGAGCGCTGGGCCGATCGGTTTCTCTCCGGCCTGCCGGACGTGCCGCGGGTGGTGCTCACCGACGGCATCGAGCCCTTGCCGATCGCCGGGGATGCCTACGCCGGCAAGCCCAATCCGCACGCCTGGATGTCGCCCTGGCTGGCGGAGGTTTATGTGGAGAACATGCGCAAGGCCTTCACCCAGCTCGCCCCCGCCCATGCGGCCGATTTCAAGCGCAACGCCGAGGCCTACCGCGCTGAGCTGCGCGCCCTCGACAGGGACCTGCGCCGCGATCTGGCCACCCTGCCGCCCCAGCACCGCCTGCTGGCCACCTGCGAAGGCGCCTTCTCCTACCTCGCCCGCGATTACGGCCTCACCGAGGCCTACCTCTGGCCTGTCAATGCTGAATCCCAGGTCACCCCGCAGCGCATGGCCCGCCTGATCGCCACGGTCCGAGAGCGCCAGGTGCCGGCGGTGTTCTGCGAAAGCACAGTGTCGGCAGAGGCGCAGAAGCAGGTGGCGGCGGAGAGCGGCAGCCGCTTTGCCGGTGTTTTCTTCGTGGATTCCCTGTCGCCTGAAGGTGGCCCGGCCTCCTCCCTGCTGGAGCTGCAGCGGCACAATGTATCCACACTGATCAACGGACTCAAGGGGCGCTGA
- the psbA gene encoding photosystem II q(b) protein: MATAVRSGRLSSWESFCQWVTSTDNRIYIGWFGVLMIPCLLAATICFIIAFIAAPPVDIDGIREPVAGSFLYGNNIISGAVVPSSNAIGLHFYPIWQAVSLDEWLYNGGPYQLVVFHFLIGISCYMGRQWELSYRLGMRPWICVAYSAPLSAAFAVFLIYPFGQGSFSDGMPLGISGTFNFMLVFQAEHNILMHPFHMLGVAGVFGGSLFSAMHGSLVTSSLVRETTESESQNYGYKFGQEEETYNIVAAHGYFGRLIFQYASFNNSRSLHFFLAAWPVVGIWFTALGVSTMAFNLNGFNFNQSVLDAQGRVINTWADVLNRGNLGFEVMHERNAHNFPLDLALLESVPVALQAPAIG, translated from the coding sequence ATGGCCACGGCTGTTCGCAGCGGACGTCTCAGCTCCTGGGAGAGCTTCTGTCAGTGGGTCACCTCCACCGACAACCGGATTTACATCGGTTGGTTCGGTGTGCTGATGATCCCCTGCCTCCTGGCAGCCACGATCTGCTTCATCATCGCCTTCATCGCCGCTCCTCCCGTCGACATCGACGGCATCCGGGAGCCCGTTGCCGGTTCCTTCCTGTACGGCAACAACATCATCTCCGGCGCCGTTGTTCCTTCCAGCAACGCCATCGGCCTGCACTTCTATCCCATCTGGCAAGCCGTGAGCCTCGATGAGTGGCTCTACAACGGCGGCCCCTATCAGTTGGTGGTGTTCCACTTCCTGATCGGCATCTCCTGCTACATGGGCCGGCAGTGGGAACTCTCCTACCGCCTCGGCATGCGCCCCTGGATCTGCGTCGCCTACAGCGCGCCGCTCTCGGCCGCTTTCGCGGTGTTCCTGATCTACCCCTTCGGTCAGGGTTCCTTCTCTGACGGCATGCCCCTCGGCATCTCCGGCACCTTCAACTTCATGCTGGTGTTCCAAGCGGAGCACAACATCCTGATGCACCCCTTCCACATGCTGGGTGTGGCTGGTGTGTTCGGCGGCTCCCTGTTCTCGGCCATGCACGGTTCGCTCGTCACCAGCTCGCTGGTGCGTGAGACGACCGAAAGCGAGAGCCAGAACTACGGCTACAAGTTCGGCCAAGAAGAAGAGACCTACAACATCGTGGCTGCTCACGGCTACTTCGGTCGCCTGATCTTCCAGTACGCCTCCTTCAACAACAGCCGCAGCCTGCACTTCTTCCTGGCCGCCTGGCCGGTGGTGGGCATCTGGTTCACCGCCCTGGGCGTGAGCACGATGGCCTTCAACCTCAACGGGTTCAACTTCAACCAGTCGGTGCTGGATGCCCAGGGCCGGGTGATCAACACCTGGGCCGATGTGCTCAACCGCGGCAACCTCGGCTTTGAGGTGATGCACGAGCGCAATGCCCACAACTTCCCGCTCGACCTGGCCCTGCTGGAGTCGGTGCCGGTGGCGCTGCAGGCTCCGGCGATCGGCTGA
- a CDS encoding YcjF family protein, whose product MPSSARPLEAASWRGLIPFLPVAAPAAAVLGGWLLLDSLHTPLSGGLPLLAAAGAWWWWRRPRGPITPQLPSSWNGWIERCEGLLPQFEQLESASTTASDTFQAAQQQRRDQLQQLRGRQHRQALDLGLVGLRPLERALEGPLVQGVRAPLPITLHWGHPLASHSPDWSWPAPFPRCDLLLHAVHPPLQAADLRWLETLPAGQPVWLLVVGEEPQLVADLQAQLPAPLRERLLPWSGQPEALPAALTPLAQELRQQGHALLHRTEQRQLERLHGEWQGLLERLRRERCKALVQRTQWLVATGVFAAPLPSVDLLVLAVANGLMLQEMARLWDCPWGMEQLRAAATELARAALALGVVEWTGQALASVMRLEGSAWLVGSSLQALSGAYLTRVVARAMADVLALSSGVAEADLQAIRLQAPLLVARAAESERLDWPAFLHQGRQWVLRQATA is encoded by the coding sequence TTGCCTTCTTCCGCTCGCCCCCTGGAGGCCGCTTCCTGGCGCGGCCTGATTCCCTTCCTGCCGGTGGCGGCCCCTGCCGCGGCCGTGCTCGGCGGTTGGCTGCTGCTCGACAGCCTGCACACCCCCCTCTCGGGCGGCCTCCCCCTGCTTGCGGCAGCCGGTGCCTGGTGGTGGTGGCGGCGCCCACGCGGCCCGATCACGCCCCAGCTGCCCAGCTCCTGGAACGGCTGGATCGAACGCTGTGAGGGGCTGTTGCCCCAGTTCGAGCAGCTGGAGAGCGCCAGCACGACCGCCTCCGACACCTTCCAGGCGGCCCAGCAGCAGCGCCGCGACCAGCTCCAGCAGCTGCGTGGCCGCCAGCACCGCCAGGCCCTCGATCTGGGGCTGGTGGGCCTGCGTCCGCTGGAGCGTGCCCTGGAGGGCCCGCTGGTGCAGGGCGTGCGCGCGCCCCTGCCGATCACCCTGCACTGGGGCCATCCGCTGGCGTCCCACAGCCCCGATTGGAGCTGGCCGGCCCCCTTCCCCCGCTGCGACCTGCTGCTTCATGCGGTGCACCCGCCGCTGCAGGCCGCCGATCTGCGCTGGCTGGAGACGCTGCCTGCCGGCCAGCCCGTCTGGCTGCTGGTGGTGGGTGAGGAGCCGCAGCTGGTGGCCGATCTGCAGGCCCAGCTGCCGGCGCCTCTGCGGGAGCGGCTGCTGCCCTGGAGCGGCCAGCCCGAGGCCCTGCCTGCTGCCCTGACGCCCTTGGCCCAGGAGCTCCGCCAGCAGGGCCACGCGCTGCTGCACCGCACCGAGCAGCGCCAGCTCGAGCGGTTGCACGGCGAATGGCAGGGTTTACTGGAGCGCCTGCGGCGTGAGCGCTGCAAGGCTCTCGTGCAACGCACCCAGTGGCTGGTGGCCACCGGCGTGTTCGCCGCACCGCTGCCCAGCGTGGATCTGCTGGTGCTGGCCGTGGCCAACGGGCTGATGCTGCAGGAGATGGCCCGGCTGTGGGATTGCCCCTGGGGGATGGAGCAGCTGCGGGCGGCGGCCACCGAACTGGCCCGTGCTGCCCTGGCGCTGGGGGTGGTGGAGTGGACCGGCCAGGCCCTCGCCAGCGTGATGCGGCTGGAGGGCAGCGCCTGGCTGGTGGGCAGCAGCCTGCAGGCGCTCAGCGGTGCCTACCTCACCCGGGTGGTGGCCCGGGCGATGGCCGATGTGCTGGCCCTCAGCAGCGGCGTGGCGGAGGCGGATCTGCAGGCGATCCGTCTGCAGGCCCCCCTGCTGGTGGCACGGGCCGCCGAGAGCGAACGGCTCGACTGGCCGGCGTTCCTCCACCAGGGCCGTCAGTGGGTGCTGCGCCAGGCCACGGCCTAA
- a CDS encoding cation diffusion facilitator family transporter, with product MTAERIRPDTGAQAPKDVADGGLAREGAAHGDAPRSAVADNREAVNTVLLIALSVNVAMSFLKLFVGLWSGSLAVLADAMHSATDGLSSLLGVITNSLSDPLPDRDHPYGHHKYEGIGALAIAVFILFACIEILQSAAQRVLGGLEPLRLENGAFVLLVVSLLGNILLARYERQQGLRLKSALLLADAHHTTSDIWTTLMVLAGLAGARMFGLNWLDVAVAAPLALLLVRSCWQVVRTNLPWLVDHIAIAPEAIHTVAMAVPGVLNCHDIASRGVLGQQVFIDMHMVVDADDLPTAHRITERVEERLEERFGPVRCTIHLEPREYARSEITFRGAHG from the coding sequence ATGACGGCTGAGCGGATCCGTCCCGACACGGGCGCCCAGGCCCCGAAGGACGTGGCCGACGGGGGGCTGGCCCGTGAAGGCGCCGCCCATGGAGACGCGCCCCGCTCGGCCGTGGCCGACAACCGCGAAGCGGTGAACACGGTGCTGCTGATCGCCTTGAGCGTGAACGTGGCGATGAGCTTCCTGAAACTGTTCGTGGGGCTGTGGAGCGGTTCGCTGGCGGTGCTGGCCGATGCGATGCACAGCGCCACCGATGGCCTCTCCAGCCTGCTGGGGGTGATCACCAACAGCCTTTCCGATCCACTCCCCGACCGCGACCACCCCTACGGGCACCACAAATACGAAGGCATCGGCGCCCTGGCGATCGCGGTGTTCATCCTGTTCGCCTGCATCGAGATCCTGCAGTCGGCGGCGCAACGGGTGCTGGGCGGGCTGGAACCGCTGCGGCTGGAGAACGGCGCCTTCGTGCTGCTGGTGGTGTCGCTGCTGGGCAATATCCTGCTGGCCCGCTACGAACGGCAGCAGGGGCTGCGGCTCAAGAGCGCCCTGCTGCTGGCGGATGCCCACCACACCACCAGTGACATCTGGACCACCTTGATGGTGCTGGCCGGCCTCGCCGGCGCCAGGATGTTTGGGCTCAACTGGCTGGATGTGGCGGTGGCGGCGCCCCTGGCCCTGCTGCTGGTGCGCTCCTGCTGGCAGGTGGTGCGCACCAACCTGCCCTGGTTGGTGGATCACATCGCCATCGCCCCCGAGGCGATCCACACGGTGGCCATGGCGGTGCCGGGGGTGTTGAACTGCCACGACATCGCCAGCCGCGGGGTGCTCGGCCAGCAGGTGTTCATCGACATGCACATGGTGGTGGACGCCGACGACCTGCCCACCGCCCACCGCATCACCGAACGGGTGGAGGAACGGCTGGAGGAACGCTTCGGGCCAGTGCGCTGCACGATTCACCTGGAACCGCGCGAATATGCGCGTTCGGAGATCACCTTTCGCGGAGCCCATGGCTGA